A genomic stretch from Chitinophaga lutea includes:
- a CDS encoding TerC/Alx family metal homeostasis membrane protein translates to MTPQQWTYAVFGIVIILALIFDLGLLSKKGEVISIKKALIQTCFWVALSFGFFAFVWYEDGSKMAVEYLSAYLMEWSLSIDNIFVFILIFGFFKIKETAYARVLLIGILMAIVFRAIFITVGVALIAQFGWILYVFGAFLVYTGIKMFLVDQHEEFKPEENIAYRFMQKYMRISHADPHGRFTIKQNGKVYFTSLAVVVVMLAVTDIVFALDSIPAVFAISKEPLVVYTSNIFAVLGLRSLFFLLRGAVDKFDYLQQGIAIVLVFIGLKMLAEIWHFKLPVWVSLVVIVTCLAGSIVYSILFQKKLPVQPEIDIEK, encoded by the coding sequence ATGACACCGCAGCAATGGACGTATGCCGTCTTTGGAATTGTTATCATTCTTGCCCTTATTTTCGACCTTGGGCTCCTGAGTAAAAAAGGTGAAGTCATCTCTATTAAAAAAGCCCTTATTCAAACCTGCTTCTGGGTTGCGCTGTCATTCGGTTTCTTCGCATTCGTATGGTACGAAGACGGCTCGAAAATGGCGGTGGAGTACCTTAGCGCGTATCTGATGGAATGGTCACTTTCCATCGATAACATTTTTGTATTCATTCTCATTTTCGGGTTCTTCAAAATCAAGGAAACCGCCTATGCGCGGGTGCTGCTTATCGGTATCCTGATGGCCATCGTGTTCCGCGCGATCTTTATCACCGTGGGCGTGGCGCTCATCGCACAGTTCGGCTGGATCCTCTATGTTTTCGGCGCTTTCCTCGTGTACACCGGTATCAAAATGTTCCTGGTAGACCAGCATGAGGAATTCAAACCCGAAGAAAATATTGCCTACCGCTTTATGCAGAAGTATATGCGCATTTCGCATGCGGACCCGCACGGCCGCTTTACCATCAAACAGAACGGGAAAGTGTATTTCACCTCCCTGGCCGTAGTAGTGGTGATGCTGGCGGTAACCGACATCGTGTTTGCGCTCGACTCCATTCCCGCGGTATTTGCGATTTCCAAAGAACCGCTGGTGGTGTACACCTCTAACATCTTCGCGGTGCTGGGCCTTCGCTCGCTGTTCTTCCTGCTGCGTGGCGCAGTAGACAAATTTGATTACCTGCAGCAGGGCATCGCCATCGTGCTGGTATTCATCGGTCTTAAAATGCTGGCGGAGATCTGGCACTTCAAGCTGCCGGTTTGGGTTTCGCTGGTAGTGATCGTAACCTGCCTGGCGGGTTCCATCGTTTATTCTATCCTGTTCCAGAAAAAATTACCGGTTCAGCCGGAAATCGATATTGAAAAGTAG
- the gldG gene encoding gliding motility-associated ABC transporter substrate-binding protein GldG, giving the protein MELTKKEKRKKYLQRTFGILVLLVAVNVAASYIHTRWDLTAEKRYTLAPSTRELLRRLDAPVYIEVYLKGKYPAGFRQLGDATRELLEEFQQYGGKNIRFTFVNPGTDLPDSLRMGFQDSLMAKGILPFNLQVQEEGNDAFAERLIFPGALVTHKGRETSVNLLKSQGGMDPMQALNSSEALLEYKFANAIYQLQQTERPLVGYMLGHGEPEGPNVYDALKTLHEHYQVDTVNLRADSHIPSEFNAIMFVRPVETFTDADKLKIDQYVMNGGKVLWFIDNLTASADSLRGREFVAFDRNLQLEDLLFKYGARVNLNLVQDLQSDMIPLVVGNIGDKPQIRPVPFPFFPLLTPGNTHPIVKNMDLIMSRFASSIDTIKGGDIRKTVLLATSDHSRVLGGPVQISLESVQQAPNRRDFRQKAIPVAVLLEGRFPSLFNHRLGQQELQALQTATGKAYKPVGDTINRMIVVGDADIVTNAVSRKDGPLQMGVNEFNPQYVFANKEFFLNSMEYLTSRAPIMDTRSKEVTLRLLDGEKVKKDKTMWQVLAFVAPIGAILLFAMVFQFIRQRKYAA; this is encoded by the coding sequence ATGGAACTGACGAAAAAGGAAAAAAGGAAAAAATACCTGCAACGTACATTTGGGATACTGGTTTTACTGGTAGCGGTGAACGTCGCAGCTTCGTATATACATACGCGTTGGGACCTCACGGCTGAAAAGCGGTACACACTGGCCCCTTCCACCCGAGAACTGCTCCGCCGCCTCGATGCGCCGGTTTATATCGAGGTGTATCTGAAAGGCAAGTACCCTGCAGGCTTCCGCCAGTTGGGCGATGCCACCCGCGAGTTGCTGGAGGAGTTTCAGCAATATGGCGGCAAAAATATCCGCTTCACATTCGTGAACCCCGGCACCGACCTGCCGGATTCGCTGCGGATGGGTTTCCAGGACAGCCTCATGGCCAAAGGCATCCTTCCTTTTAACTTACAGGTGCAGGAAGAAGGCAACGACGCCTTCGCAGAGCGCCTCATTTTTCCGGGCGCCCTCGTTACGCATAAAGGCCGCGAAACCAGTGTAAACCTGCTCAAAAGCCAGGGCGGCATGGATCCCATGCAGGCCCTCAACAGCTCCGAAGCCTTGCTGGAATATAAGTTCGCCAACGCCATTTACCAGCTGCAGCAAACAGAACGCCCGCTGGTAGGCTATATGCTGGGCCACGGCGAACCTGAGGGCCCGAACGTATACGACGCACTCAAAACCCTGCACGAACATTACCAGGTAGATACCGTCAACCTCCGGGCGGACAGCCACATTCCGTCCGAATTCAATGCCATTATGTTTGTGCGGCCGGTGGAAACCTTTACCGATGCCGATAAACTGAAAATAGACCAGTACGTGATGAACGGCGGGAAAGTGCTGTGGTTCATCGATAACCTCACCGCCTCGGCCGATAGTCTCCGTGGCCGCGAGTTTGTGGCGTTCGACCGCAACCTTCAGCTGGAAGACCTGCTGTTCAAGTACGGCGCACGCGTAAACCTCAACCTGGTGCAGGATCTGCAGAGCGACATGATCCCGCTCGTGGTGGGCAATATCGGCGACAAACCGCAGATCAGGCCCGTTCCCTTCCCCTTCTTCCCGCTGCTGACACCCGGCAATACACACCCCATCGTCAAAAATATGGACCTGATCATGAGCCGCTTTGCGAGCTCTATCGACACCATCAAAGGCGGGGACATCCGGAAAACCGTTTTGTTGGCCACTTCCGACCACAGCCGCGTGCTGGGCGGGCCGGTGCAGATCAGCCTGGAAAGCGTACAGCAAGCACCCAACCGCCGCGATTTCCGGCAAAAAGCAATACCGGTGGCCGTTTTGCTGGAGGGGCGCTTTCCTTCCCTGTTCAATCACCGCCTCGGCCAGCAGGAGCTCCAGGCACTGCAAACCGCAACCGGGAAAGCCTACAAACCCGTCGGCGATACTATCAACCGCATGATCGTTGTGGGCGACGCCGACATCGTGACCAACGCCGTGTCCCGGAAAGATGGTCCCCTGCAGATGGGCGTAAATGAGTTTAATCCGCAATATGTATTCGCCAATAAGGAGTTTTTCCTCAACAGCATGGAATACCTGACCAGCAGGGCCCCCATCATGGACACGCGTAGCAAGGAAGTGACACTGCGCCTGCTCGACGGCGAAAAAGTAAAAAAAGATAAAACTATGTGGCAGGTATTGGCCTTCGTGGCCCCTATCGGCGCCATACTGCTGTTCGCAATGGTGTTCCAGTTCATACGCCAGCGTAAATACGCAGCATAA
- the gldF gene encoding gliding motility-associated ABC transporter permease subunit GldF, with product MSAIFKKEIHQFFSSITGYVAIILFLLANGLFLFVFPDTSLLDGGYANLDGLFEMAPLIFLLLIPAITMRSLADEYKSGTMELLSTKPVTWWQIVWGKYWACITIVVIALIPTAVYYLAMAQLAATNNALDHGSIIGSYLGLFLLGSTFTAIGLWASSLTGNAVVAFLVAIFTCYIFYNGFDALSKVPVFSGGADYYLQMAGIRYHYNSISRGVVDSRDVIYFLSVTGLMLYLTKISLERKIWQG from the coding sequence ATGTCAGCAATTTTCAAAAAAGAAATTCACCAGTTTTTCAGCAGTATCACGGGCTATGTGGCCATTATACTGTTCCTGTTGGCCAACGGGCTGTTTTTGTTCGTATTTCCGGACACCAGCCTGCTCGACGGCGGGTACGCCAACCTGGACGGGCTTTTTGAAATGGCGCCGCTGATCTTTCTCCTACTGATACCTGCCATTACAATGCGCTCCCTGGCCGACGAGTATAAATCCGGCACCATGGAACTCCTCAGTACCAAACCGGTTACCTGGTGGCAGATCGTCTGGGGGAAGTATTGGGCCTGCATCACCATTGTAGTGATCGCGTTGATCCCGACTGCGGTGTATTACCTGGCCATGGCGCAGCTGGCTGCTACCAACAATGCGCTCGACCACGGCAGCATCATCGGCTCTTACCTCGGCCTATTCCTGCTGGGCAGCACCTTTACCGCCATCGGCCTCTGGGCCTCGTCGCTTACCGGCAATGCCGTAGTAGCCTTTCTCGTGGCCATTTTTACCTGTTATATTTTCTATAACGGCTTCGACGCCCTTAGTAAAGTGCCCGTATTTTCGGGCGGGGCCGATTATTACCTGCAAATGGCAGGCATCCGTTATCATTATAATTCCATCAGCCGCGGGGTGGTAGACAGCCGCGACGTGATTTATTTTCTGAGTGTAACCGGGCTCATGCTCTATCTCACCAAAATATCGCTGGAACGCAAGATCTGGCAGGGTTAA
- a CDS encoding HesB/IscA family protein, whose protein sequence is MIYVSEKARQKVESLRAEGSLGPDFFLRVSVVGGGCSGLSYKLDFDNEPKPKDQVFDNDGIKVVTDLKSFLYLCNTTLEFSEGLNGKGFYFNNPNAARTCGCGESFSV, encoded by the coding sequence ATGATTTACGTAAGCGAAAAAGCAAGGCAAAAAGTAGAAAGCCTGCGGGCTGAAGGCTCTCTGGGCCCCGATTTCTTCCTGCGCGTGTCCGTCGTAGGTGGCGGTTGTTCCGGCCTCAGCTATAAACTGGATTTTGATAACGAGCCCAAACCGAAAGACCAGGTATTCGACAACGATGGTATCAAAGTGGTGACAGACCTGAAAAGTTTCCTGTACCTCTGCAATACCACCCTCGAATTCTCCGAAGGCCTGAACGGGAAGGGATTCTACTTCAATAATCCCAATGCCGCCCGCACCTGTGGCTGCGGCGAAAGCTTTTCAGTGTAA
- a CDS encoding IscS subfamily cysteine desulfurase — protein sequence MLQLPVYLDNNATTRCDPRVVEAMLPFFTEHYGNAASRTHRYGWAAEEAVDLAREQVAQLTGAEKQEIVFTSGATEAINLALKGVAEAYATKGRHIITVETEHKAVLDACKHLEKQGTSVTLLKVGNNGLIRPADLEAAITPQTILVCVMYANNETGVLQPIREISTICRKHGVLLMTDATQAVGKIPVDVQADGIDLMAFSAHKMHGPKGVGALYVRRKQPRVRVAAQIDGGGHERGMRSGTLNVPGIVGLGKACELAGAEMAATELRLAVLRNRLEKGLLALENITVNGSREFRLPHVTNIAFGYTEGNALLTALNRDIAVSSGSACTSALPEPSHVLTAMGLEEELAHSSLRFSVSRFTTDEEIDYAIQAVATVVETQRKLRIDI from the coding sequence ATGCTGCAGTTACCGGTATACCTCGACAATAACGCCACTACCCGCTGCGATCCGCGGGTGGTGGAAGCCATGCTCCCCTTCTTTACGGAGCATTATGGCAATGCAGCATCACGCACACACCGGTATGGCTGGGCCGCTGAAGAAGCAGTGGACCTGGCTCGCGAACAGGTGGCGCAATTAACCGGGGCGGAAAAACAGGAAATCGTTTTTACTTCCGGGGCCACCGAAGCCATCAATCTCGCGCTGAAAGGCGTAGCCGAAGCATATGCAACGAAAGGCCGGCATATCATTACCGTTGAAACGGAACATAAAGCTGTACTGGATGCCTGCAAACACCTCGAAAAACAAGGTACATCGGTAACCCTGCTAAAAGTCGGCAATAACGGCCTCATCCGCCCCGCCGATCTTGAAGCGGCCATCACGCCGCAAACCATTCTGGTTTGTGTGATGTATGCCAACAATGAAACGGGGGTGCTGCAGCCCATCCGCGAGATCAGCACCATCTGCCGTAAACACGGCGTATTGCTGATGACCGATGCCACCCAGGCCGTGGGTAAGATTCCTGTGGATGTGCAGGCAGACGGTATCGACCTGATGGCCTTCAGTGCCCATAAAATGCATGGCCCCAAAGGAGTGGGTGCCTTGTACGTACGCCGGAAACAGCCCCGGGTAAGAGTGGCCGCCCAGATCGACGGGGGCGGGCACGAAAGGGGCATGCGCTCAGGCACGCTCAACGTACCGGGTATTGTCGGCCTTGGGAAGGCCTGTGAGCTGGCAGGTGCCGAAATGGCAGCCACGGAGCTGCGGCTGGCCGTTCTCCGCAACCGCCTCGAAAAAGGCCTGCTCGCCCTGGAAAACATTACCGTCAACGGTTCCCGTGAGTTTCGCCTGCCCCATGTGACCAATATTGCCTTTGGTTATACGGAAGGAAATGCCCTGTTAACAGCGCTGAACCGCGATATTGCCGTATCTTCGGGATCGGCTTGCACCTCGGCCCTGCCAGAACCCAGCCATGTACTGACAGCCATGGGGCTGGAAGAAGAACTGGCACACTCTTCGCTCAGGTTCAGTGTAAGCCGTTTTACCACCGACGAGGAGATTGACTACGCTATCCAGGCAGTCGCCACAGTGGTAGAAACGCAAAGAAAATTGAGAATTGACATCTAA
- the mce gene encoding methylmalonyl-CoA epimerase, whose amino-acid sequence MLKVEHIGIAVKSLSTSIPLFEKLLNTPCYKTEEVASEGVTTAFFRQGESKIELLEAARDDSPIARFIEKKGEGMHHIAFEVTDIYAEMERLQREGFVLINPEPKPGADNKLVCFLHPQSTNGILIELTQERQPL is encoded by the coding sequence ATGCTGAAAGTGGAACATATCGGAATCGCCGTAAAATCGCTCTCCACCTCCATTCCCCTGTTTGAAAAATTGCTGAACACCCCCTGTTACAAAACGGAAGAGGTGGCGTCAGAAGGCGTTACTACCGCCTTTTTCAGGCAGGGCGAATCAAAGATCGAATTGCTGGAGGCGGCCAGGGACGATAGCCCCATTGCGCGGTTCATTGAAAAGAAAGGCGAAGGCATGCATCATATAGCCTTTGAGGTGACGGACATTTATGCGGAGATGGAACGCCTGCAACGGGAAGGGTTTGTGTTGATCAATCCGGAACCCAAGCCGGGGGCGGATAACAAGCTTGTTTGTTTTCTTCATCCCCAAAGCACCAACGGCATTTTGATAGAACTTACGCAGGAACGGCAGCCGCTGTAA
- a CDS encoding UDP-N-acetylmuramoyl-tripeptide--D-alanyl-D-alanine ligase: protein MNIEQLYQHYRAHPSVQTDTRTLQPGDIFFALRGPNFNGNQYAAAALEAGASLAVIDDPAFDTVPGKTMLTDDVLHTLQQLARRHRQQFSIPFIAITGTNGKTTTKEMIRTVLGAHYRTYATAGNLNNHIGVPLTLLGIPADAEMAVIEMGANHQHEIEGYCTVALPTHGLITNIGKAHLEGFGSEEGVRKAKGELYDYLRANNGTVFVCTDYPYLTEMSEGISHIVTYGSEQAAYTGSPVAGSALLELETAQTGMVRTQLVGAYNFSNVMAAIAIGLHFKVPAEKIKAAIEGYIPSNNRSQIEKRGSNTFIMDAYNANPSSMKAAVENFAAINAGEKVLLLGAMKELGDDSEKEHQALADLLQQRHWKAVVLVGTEFRRVNHPYIYFETAADARKWLEQQAFENTYILVKGSRSVGMEKALP, encoded by the coding sequence GTGAATATTGAACAACTATATCAGCATTACCGGGCGCATCCGTCCGTGCAAACCGATACCCGCACGCTGCAGCCCGGGGACATTTTTTTTGCACTGCGGGGGCCCAACTTCAATGGCAACCAATACGCGGCCGCCGCGCTGGAAGCCGGCGCATCGCTGGCCGTAATCGACGATCCCGCCTTTGATACGGTGCCCGGTAAGACGATGCTGACGGACGATGTGCTGCACACCCTGCAGCAGCTTGCCCGGCGTCACCGGCAGCAGTTCAGTATTCCTTTTATCGCCATTACCGGCACTAACGGTAAAACCACTACGAAAGAAATGATCCGCACCGTGCTCGGCGCACATTACCGCACTTACGCCACGGCCGGAAACCTGAATAACCACATCGGCGTGCCACTCACCCTGCTGGGCATCCCGGCAGACGCGGAAATGGCCGTTATTGAAATGGGCGCCAACCACCAGCACGAAATCGAAGGGTATTGTACGGTGGCGCTGCCTACTCACGGCCTCATCACCAACATCGGCAAAGCCCACCTCGAAGGGTTCGGCAGCGAAGAAGGCGTGCGGAAAGCCAAAGGCGAGCTGTACGACTACCTGCGGGCCAACAACGGAACGGTATTCGTTTGCACGGATTATCCTTACCTGACGGAGATGAGCGAAGGCATTTCACATATCGTGACCTACGGAAGCGAACAGGCCGCCTATACCGGCAGCCCGGTTGCAGGGAGTGCCCTGCTGGAGCTGGAAACCGCCCAAACGGGCATGGTACGTACCCAGCTGGTAGGCGCCTACAACTTCTCCAACGTGATGGCCGCCATCGCCATCGGCCTGCATTTTAAAGTGCCAGCCGAAAAAATAAAGGCCGCCATCGAAGGGTATATTCCCTCCAACAATCGCTCCCAGATTGAAAAGCGTGGCAGCAACACTTTTATCATGGATGCCTATAACGCCAATCCCTCCAGCATGAAGGCCGCTGTGGAAAACTTTGCCGCAATAAATGCAGGGGAAAAGGTGTTATTATTAGGCGCCATGAAAGAACTGGGAGACGACAGCGAAAAAGAACACCAGGCACTGGCCGACCTGCTGCAACAGCGCCACTGGAAGGCCGTGGTGCTGGTAGGCACCGAATTCCGCCGCGTCAATCATCCGTACATCTATTTCGAAACAGCGGCAGACGCCAGGAAATGGCTGGAACAACAGGCCTTCGAAAACACCTACATATTGGTGAAAGGCTCCCGCAGCGTGGGTATGGAAAAGGCATTGCCATAA
- a CDS encoding YceI family protein: protein MKQLLSLTTLLLLSAFNAAAQDVYSCRNATFRFFSSAPMEDIEATTKQGVSAINVKTKTVYFKVPINTFQFRKKLMQEHFNENYLESEKYPFAEFKGKVLDEVDLTKDGSYPVTVEGALNIHGVTKNYREKGTLTVKGGKINASAKFNVRVADHNIKIPTLVIKNIAEVVEVTVNADYQPVK from the coding sequence ATGAAACAATTATTAAGCCTCACCACGCTTCTGCTCTTGTCCGCCTTTAACGCGGCCGCACAGGATGTATATTCCTGCCGTAATGCCACATTCCGGTTTTTTTCCTCCGCACCCATGGAAGACATTGAAGCCACCACCAAACAAGGGGTTTCGGCCATCAATGTCAAAACGAAAACGGTGTATTTCAAAGTGCCCATCAATACCTTTCAGTTCAGGAAAAAGCTGATGCAGGAACACTTCAACGAAAACTACCTTGAAAGCGAAAAATACCCTTTCGCCGAATTCAAGGGAAAAGTGCTCGATGAGGTGGATCTGACCAAAGACGGGAGTTACCCCGTGACGGTAGAAGGCGCACTGAACATTCACGGCGTTACCAAAAACTACCGGGAAAAAGGCACGCTGACCGTGAAGGGTGGCAAAATCAACGCCTCCGCCAAATTCAATGTGCGGGTGGCCGACCACAATATCAAAATCCCCACGCTCGTGATCAAAAACATCGCGGAAGTGGTGGAAGTAACTGTGAATGCAGACTATCAACCTGTCAAATAG
- a CDS encoding DUF5777 family beta-barrel protein, whose translation MKLMLQIRILTALLLIAPAAMAQDDLGAIFGKDSVRRDPVIATFKSTRIINAQSNETLARGDLDFRVAHRFGDIGGANGGASTFFGIDNSTDIRIAFEYGITNRLTAGVSRAKGSGAFSQLYEVLGKFKLLQQTMDNRVPLAVTLFGNAVVTSMKSNTDKEAVNYFDKFSSRMTYTAQAVIARKFGDRFSLALLPSYVHRNKVGYMDMNDMFALGVGGRLRFSKRVALVVDYFVPFRDEASKDYYKTQGIEFFNPLGVGVEIETGGHVFHLNFTNSTATLENQFIPETTTSWLQGQFRWGFNISRRFSLGR comes from the coding sequence ATGAAGCTTATGTTGCAGATCCGCATACTGACCGCCCTCCTGTTAATAGCCCCCGCGGCCATGGCGCAGGACGACCTCGGCGCAATTTTCGGGAAAGATTCCGTACGCCGCGACCCGGTGATCGCCACGTTCAAAAGCACCCGTATCATCAATGCCCAGAGCAATGAAACGCTGGCCAGGGGCGACCTCGACTTCCGGGTGGCCCACCGTTTCGGCGATATCGGCGGGGCAAACGGGGGCGCATCTACCTTTTTCGGGATCGATAATTCCACCGATATCCGCATCGCATTTGAATACGGTATTACCAACCGCCTCACTGCCGGCGTGAGCCGCGCCAAGGGCAGCGGTGCCTTCAGCCAGCTGTATGAAGTGCTGGGCAAATTCAAATTGCTGCAGCAAACCATGGATAACCGGGTGCCCCTGGCCGTGACCCTCTTCGGCAACGCCGTGGTAACCTCCATGAAAAGCAATACGGACAAGGAAGCGGTGAACTATTTCGATAAATTCAGTTCCCGCATGACTTACACGGCCCAGGCCGTGATCGCCCGCAAGTTCGGCGACCGTTTTTCGCTGGCCCTGTTGCCCTCTTACGTGCACCGCAACAAGGTAGGGTATATGGACATGAACGACATGTTCGCCCTGGGCGTGGGCGGCCGCCTGCGTTTCTCCAAAAGGGTAGCCCTGGTAGTGGATTATTTCGTGCCTTTCCGCGACGAGGCCAGCAAAGACTACTATAAAACCCAGGGCATCGAATTTTTCAACCCGCTGGGCGTCGGCGTGGAGATCGAAACGGGCGGGCACGTGTTTCACCTGAATTTCACCAACTCCACCGCCACCCTCGAAAACCAGTTCATCCCCGAAACCACCACCTCCTGGCTGCAGGGCCAGTTCCGGTGGGGCTTCAACATTTCAAGACGGTTTTCGCTGGGGCGTTAG
- a CDS encoding DUF4157 domain-containing protein translates to MSMLRCRIKEDSKVARLAAWKMKSDNIAIVFGRVIHLYGVSRQQFLSDTAWVRHEVCHVKQYREYGFWGFLWLYVADWIRVGYYNNRFERAARLAENNARELDGVEIV, encoded by the coding sequence ATGAGTATGCTCCGCTGCCGGATAAAGGAAGATTCAAAAGTGGCCAGGCTGGCCGCCTGGAAAATGAAAAGCGACAATATCGCGATCGTTTTCGGGCGGGTGATACACCTGTACGGGGTCAGCCGCCAGCAGTTCCTGTCGGATACCGCCTGGGTCCGGCACGAGGTGTGCCATGTCAAACAATACCGGGAGTACGGCTTCTGGGGCTTTTTATGGCTTTACGTGGCCGACTGGATACGGGTGGGGTACTACAATAACCGCTTCGAAAGGGCCGCCAGGCTGGCCGAAAACAACGCCCGGGAGCTCGATGGGGTGGAGATTGTCTGA
- the apaG gene encoding Co2+/Mg2+ efflux protein ApaG, translated as MVKKVTEGITISVETFYQPDYSNPIGSEFMFAYRITIENNNTFPIKLLRRHWYIIDSNGSHREVEGEGVVGVQPLLAPGESYQYVSGSNLRTEIGKMYGTYQMENQLNKKLFDVKIPEFQMVVPFKMN; from the coding sequence ATGGTTAAGAAGGTCACAGAGGGCATCACCATTAGCGTGGAAACATTCTACCAGCCAGATTATTCTAATCCGATCGGCAGCGAGTTCATGTTTGCTTACCGCATCACCATTGAGAATAATAATACGTTTCCCATTAAACTGCTAAGGCGCCACTGGTATATCATCGATTCAAACGGTTCGCACCGCGAAGTGGAAGGCGAAGGAGTGGTAGGTGTGCAGCCGCTGCTGGCTCCCGGAGAAAGCTATCAGTACGTGTCAGGTTCCAACCTGCGCACGGAAATCGGCAAAATGTACGGTACTTACCAGATGGAAAACCAGCTCAACAAAAAGCTGTTCGACGTGAAGATACCGGAATTCCAGATGGTGGTTCCGTTCAAAATGAACTAA
- the gldB gene encoding gliding motility lipoprotein GldB has translation MQNYPKIYILYCFLFAGWLAAGCNTGTKVPDVSHIPIQVSIERFDQQLFRIDTNNVAAGIKLLDGTYPDFAPTYFSEILGLGPFSDTSTRIIEGVRTFVGNKDFRALQDSVEKHFADISPLEAELTQAFRLTKYYLPYWQVPKVVSFISAIGNYGAVTVDSLVGIGLDMHMGADFSIYRMVPDYPDYIIRKFTPEYIPVNVMRVLVQDRMPPKNDGTKLVEHFMDLGRQQYFLEKVLPHIPEHIRLGYTKEQLDFCNENERMIWQYFVQNKLLYTADWQDVMRYIGEGPSTQGLPGEAPGQIGAFVGYRIVQAFMKKHTDFTLEKLVNTQQVMSLFNEARYRP, from the coding sequence ATGCAAAATTACCCGAAAATATATATCCTATACTGCTTTTTATTTGCCGGATGGCTGGCAGCCGGTTGCAACACTGGAACAAAAGTGCCCGATGTGAGCCATATTCCCATACAGGTGAGCATTGAGCGGTTCGACCAGCAGCTTTTCCGGATCGATACCAATAACGTTGCGGCGGGCATTAAATTGCTGGACGGTACGTACCCCGACTTTGCGCCTACTTACTTTTCCGAGATACTCGGCCTGGGGCCGTTTTCCGATACCAGCACCCGTATTATCGAAGGTGTGCGCACGTTTGTGGGCAATAAAGACTTCCGCGCCCTGCAGGATTCCGTGGAAAAGCACTTCGCCGACATTTCCCCACTGGAAGCAGAACTGACGCAGGCTTTCCGCCTCACGAAATATTACCTCCCCTACTGGCAGGTTCCCAAAGTAGTGAGTTTTATCTCCGCCATCGGTAATTACGGCGCCGTAACGGTCGATTCGCTGGTAGGCATCGGGCTCGACATGCACATGGGCGCCGATTTCTCTATTTACCGCATGGTGCCTGATTACCCCGATTACATCATCCGCAAATTCACGCCCGAGTATATTCCCGTAAACGTGATGCGCGTGCTGGTGCAGGACCGGATGCCGCCCAAAAACGACGGCACCAAGCTGGTGGAGCATTTTATGGACCTCGGTCGGCAGCAGTATTTCCTGGAAAAAGTGCTGCCCCATATCCCGGAGCATATCAGGCTGGGCTATACGAAAGAACAGCTGGATTTCTGTAACGAAAACGAGCGGATGATCTGGCAGTATTTTGTGCAGAATAAGTTGCTGTACACCGCCGACTGGCAGGATGTGATGCGTTATATCGGGGAAGGGCCCAGCACACAAGGCTTACCGGGCGAAGCGCCGGGACAGATCGGGGCTTTCGTGGGTTACCGGATTGTACAGGCTTTTATGAAAAAGCACACTGATTTTACATTGGAAAAACTGGTGAACACGCAGCAGGTGATGAGCTTGTTCAACGAAGCCAGGTACAGGCCATAG